From the Anopheles coustani chromosome X, idAnoCousDA_361_x.2, whole genome shotgun sequence genome, one window contains:
- the LOC131269270 gene encoding uncharacterized protein LOC131269270 yields the protein MEVSEFATSHQVGAILANSEAAFANMMRECQEYGQFNRNEYLGEPEHNYGCLVNFEGAWIRAVKLTADCENQFFLIDLGLFSQLDKSCPKRRYTSGLTRKLFCSEYHIEKYWISL from the exons ATGGAAGTGTCCGAGTTTGCCACCAGCCATCAGGTTGGTGCAATCTTGGCCAATTCCGAGGCTGCTTTCGCCAACATGATGCGGGAGTGCCAAGAGTACGGCCAGTTTAATCGGAACGAATACTTAGGAGAGCCCGAACATAACTAtggatgtttggtaaactTCGAAGGCGCCTGGATCCGGGCGGTCAAGCTAACTGCGGActgtgaaaatcaattctttttgataGACCTGGGACTCTTTTCCCAGCTTGACAAATCGTGCCCCAAGCGCCGATACACCTCAGGGCTCACAAGGAAGCTTTTCTGTTCGGAATATCATATAGAAAA atactggATTTCTTTATGA